From Pan paniscus chromosome 6, NHGRI_mPanPan1-v2.0_pri, whole genome shotgun sequence, one genomic window encodes:
- the LOC106634680 gene encoding vomeronasal type-1 receptor 48-like, with translation MLSFKKAFYFQAGIGISANIFLLLWHIFTFFKDHKPKNHDLIICHLAFAHIVMLVIAAELLSPDVFESLKFQNNFRCKAVFYTYKVMRVLSICNTSLLSMLQAITISPSTSWLVRFKHKITKHNILGLLFFWSLKLSFNSDMISYTVGFSNVTQIILNVNKYCSLSPINVIIRRLFVTLSLSRDVFLVGIMLLSSAYMVILLSRHQRCSQHLHSTSFLLRTSPEKRATKTILLLVSFFLVMYSSDLIVSSSTMLLWVFSPAIYSVHKFMVNAYATVSPMVLIRSDKRIISILPKVHWKCHPFLTSW, from the coding sequence ATGTTATCTTTCAAAAAGGCCTTTTATTTTCAAGCTGGCATTGGAATCTCAGCCaacatctttcttcttctctggcACATTTTCACATTCTTTAAGGATCACAAGCCTAAAAACCATGACCTGATCATCTGTCACTTGGCCTTTGCCCACATAGTGATGCTAGTCATTGCAGCAGAGTTATTGTCTCCAGACGTGTTTGAATCACTGAAATTTCAGAATAACTTCAGATGTAAGGCTGTGTTCTACACATACAAGGTAATGAGGGTCCTCTCTATCTGCAACACCTCTCTCCTGAGCATGCTTCAGGCCATCACCATTAGCCCCAGCACTTCCTGGTTGGTgagatttaaacataaaatcaCGAAACACAATATCCTGGGTTTACTCTTTTTTTGGTCCCTCAAGTTGTCTTTCAACAGTGACATGATAAGTTACACTGTAGGTTTTTCCAATGTGACCCAGATAATCCTGAATGTCAATAAATACTGCTCACTTTCCCCAATAAATGTCATCATCAGAAGGCTGTTTGTTACTCTGTCGTTATCCAGAGATGTCTTCCTTGTAGGAATCATGCTGCTCTCAAGTGCCTACATGGTGATTCTCTTGTCCAGGCATCAGAGGTGCTCCCAGCACCTTCACAGCACTAGCTTTTTATTAAGAACCTCCCCAGAGAAAAGGGCCACCAAGACCATCTTGCTGCTGGTGAGTTTCTTTCTGGTTATGTACTCATCGGACTTAATTGTCTCATCCTCCACAATGTTGTTATGGGTATTCAGTCCTGCCATCTACAGTGTCCACAAGTTTATGGTCAATGCCTATGCCACTGTCAGTCCTATGGTGCTAATCAGATCTGACAAAAGAATCATCAGTATTCTGCCAAAGGTTCATTGGAAGTGCCATCCATTTTTAACAAGTTGGTGA